Proteins encoded in a region of the Stieleria neptunia genome:
- the ruvA gene encoding Holliday junction branch migration protein RuvA, which translates to MILNIAGKLTQVTETSIAIESAPFEYEVLVGDYTRRQLQSKVGQSIRLHTMDYIEGNAQGGGRLTPRLVGFATEPERQFFDLFCSVDGVGVKKALRAMVRPVKELAVMIEQQDAKGLSALPGIGPATSERIIAKLRRKMPRFALMVDQAGPAGEADSESNHVVSETFDALITLGHAEAEARRLIDEALATKKKFKDTEALLTAIYQKSV; encoded by the coding sequence GTGATTCTGAACATCGCCGGAAAACTGACGCAAGTGACCGAGACATCGATCGCGATCGAGTCGGCACCTTTCGAGTACGAGGTCTTGGTCGGCGACTACACCCGCCGGCAGTTGCAATCCAAGGTCGGTCAGTCGATCCGATTGCACACGATGGATTACATCGAAGGCAACGCCCAGGGTGGCGGCCGGTTGACGCCGCGGCTGGTCGGGTTTGCGACCGAGCCCGAACGCCAGTTCTTTGACCTGTTTTGCAGCGTGGACGGCGTCGGCGTGAAGAAGGCGCTCCGCGCGATGGTCCGGCCGGTCAAAGAGCTTGCGGTGATGATCGAACAGCAAGACGCCAAGGGGTTGTCGGCGCTGCCGGGGATCGGGCCGGCGACCAGCGAGCGGATCATCGCCAAATTGAGGCGAAAGATGCCGCGATTTGCGTTGATGGTCGACCAGGCCGGCCCGGCGGGCGAGGCCGACTCGGAAAGCAACCACGTCGTCAGCGAAACCTTCGACGCCTTGATCACACTCGGCCATGCCGAAGCCGAAGCGAGGCGATTGATCGATGAAGCGTTGGCGACCAAGAAGAAGTTCAAGGACACCGAAGCGCTGCTCACGGCGATCTATCAGAAGTCCGTTTAA
- the rny gene encoding ribonuclease Y, with the protein MPHVLPLASFLDDFFFLYSLAGVLAGAVLMMGYQRWKAAAYKIRLAEKADKLMDEANREAEALKTQILLEAKEEALEIKTRGEAELTEARRLQLSREQTLDRRAEQLENQEADLRKQQRGLENSQQRLDAGLKSLAEQRDELKTLEHKQKKVLEAVSGMTRAEAAEQLMKALDDELEHERGKLLLRKKKQINETIKEQSREMLLTAIQRYASAFTADSTTSTVDVPTDDMKGRIIGREGRNIRAFEKATGIDVIIDDTPGVVIVSGFDPVRREIARRSLANLITDGRIHPSKIEEVVEETKQQINELIVQKGREAADEVDVPGLSDRLIEMLGRLHFRTSYSQNVLRHSVEVAFLSGMIAEMLGMRGDLARRCGLLHDIGKAADHELEGGHPKIGADLLRRHNEGPEVVHAALGHHDEIVVEHPYTMVVATADACSASRPGARRESLERYIKRMEELESIARRFDGVREAYAISAGRELRVIIDSTTTSDEQAAVVCHDIAKAFERELLYPGEIKVTVLRETAFTEVAK; encoded by the coding sequence TTGCCCCACGTCCTGCCCCTCGCTTCATTCCTCGACGACTTTTTCTTTCTGTATTCACTCGCCGGAGTCCTCGCCGGTGCAGTGTTGATGATGGGGTATCAACGCTGGAAAGCCGCCGCCTACAAAATTCGTCTGGCGGAAAAAGCCGACAAATTGATGGACGAAGCGAATCGCGAGGCCGAGGCGCTGAAGACGCAGATCTTGCTGGAGGCCAAGGAGGAAGCACTGGAAATCAAAACCAGGGGCGAGGCGGAACTGACCGAAGCTCGGCGTCTGCAACTGAGCCGCGAACAGACGCTCGATCGCCGAGCCGAACAACTGGAAAACCAGGAAGCGGACCTACGCAAACAACAACGCGGTCTGGAAAACAGCCAACAACGGTTGGACGCGGGGCTCAAATCACTCGCCGAGCAGCGCGACGAGTTGAAAACGCTCGAACACAAGCAAAAAAAAGTCCTCGAAGCGGTCTCCGGGATGACCCGTGCCGAAGCCGCCGAGCAATTGATGAAGGCGCTCGACGACGAATTGGAACACGAACGCGGCAAACTGTTGCTGAGGAAAAAGAAGCAGATCAACGAGACGATCAAAGAACAAAGCCGCGAAATGCTGCTGACCGCGATCCAGCGCTACGCCTCGGCCTTCACCGCCGACTCGACGACCAGCACGGTCGACGTCCCGACCGACGACATGAAGGGCCGGATCATCGGCCGCGAAGGCCGCAACATCCGCGCGTTTGAAAAAGCGACCGGCATCGACGTGATCATCGACGACACCCCGGGCGTGGTGATCGTCAGCGGGTTCGATCCGGTTCGCCGCGAAATCGCCCGTCGCTCCCTGGCCAACCTGATCACCGATGGCCGCATCCATCCGTCAAAGATCGAAGAGGTCGTCGAAGAAACCAAACAACAGATCAATGAACTGATCGTTCAAAAAGGACGTGAGGCGGCCGATGAAGTCGACGTCCCGGGGCTGAGCGACCGGCTGATCGAAATGCTCGGCCGATTGCACTTTCGAACCTCATACAGCCAAAACGTGTTGCGGCACAGTGTCGAAGTGGCGTTCCTGTCCGGGATGATCGCCGAGATGCTGGGCATGCGCGGCGACTTGGCCCGCCGCTGCGGATTGCTTCACGACATCGGAAAAGCAGCCGACCACGAACTCGAAGGCGGCCACCCGAAGATCGGAGCGGACCTGCTGCGGCGCCACAACGAAGGTCCCGAAGTCGTTCACGCGGCGCTGGGACATCACGATGAAATCGTCGTCGAACACCCCTACACGATGGTCGTCGCGACCGCGGACGCCTGCAGCGCCAGTCGACCGGGTGCGCGGCGCGAATCACTGGAACGCTACATCAAACGCATGGAAGAACTCGAGTCGATCGCGCGACGGTTCGACGGCGTTCGTGAAGCCTACGCGATCAGCGCCGGACGCGAACTGCGTGTGATCATCGACAGCACGACCACCAGCGACGAACAAGCCGCGGTCGTCTGCCACGACATCGCCAAAGCTTTCGAACGCGAACTGCTGTACCCCGGCGAAATCAAAGTCACCGTGCTCCGCGAAACCGCGTTCACCGAAGTCGCCAAGTAG
- the tilS gene encoding tRNA lysidine(34) synthetase TilS translates to MTIPPPWQNLRDAIESVWPVSRYRDVGVVVGCSGGADSVALLRGLVESVRHPAAAAPPGFIVAAHFNHQFRGRESDADADFVRQLTEQLAVPLEIQCGQAAEQDEQSARNHRREFFHAVMRRHGARYLALGHSRDDNVETVLYRLMRGTGPLGMAGIAPFRPFSDDPSGSDFVIARPMLDLGRDQIREALRSIDAPWREDASNQSNAYRRNWIRNELVPAMQSQFPQAVPAIARAIQGQRQWRDALQPVIDRWLAAVQIQEKPLTLRRLDRIGREAETDPTATPLGDQAVAVEALRRCWQRSGWPLRDMGQFHWTRVFEMLAGRGPDAWTLPGAIEIRRDSWAVTLVRRDG, encoded by the coding sequence ATGACCATTCCACCTCCCTGGCAGAATCTTCGCGACGCGATCGAATCGGTGTGGCCGGTGTCTCGCTATCGGGATGTGGGCGTCGTGGTCGGTTGCAGCGGGGGTGCCGACAGCGTCGCGCTGCTGCGCGGTCTGGTCGAATCGGTCCGCCATCCCGCCGCCGCCGCGCCGCCGGGCTTCATCGTCGCCGCCCATTTCAATCACCAATTCCGTGGCCGCGAGTCAGATGCCGATGCCGACTTTGTGCGTCAATTGACCGAGCAACTCGCGGTGCCCCTGGAAATCCAGTGCGGCCAGGCGGCGGAGCAAGACGAGCAGTCCGCGCGGAATCATCGCCGCGAGTTTTTTCACGCCGTCATGCGGCGACACGGCGCCCGCTACCTGGCCCTCGGGCATTCCCGCGACGACAACGTCGAAACCGTCCTGTATCGGTTGATGCGCGGAACCGGCCCGCTGGGGATGGCCGGGATCGCGCCCTTTCGTCCCTTTTCGGACGATCCCTCCGGCAGCGATTTTGTGATCGCGCGACCGATGCTTGACCTCGGCCGCGACCAGATTCGCGAAGCCCTGCGGTCGATCGATGCCCCCTGGCGGGAAGATGCTTCGAACCAATCCAACGCCTATCGGCGGAACTGGATTCGCAACGAATTGGTGCCGGCCATGCAATCCCAGTTCCCCCAAGCCGTGCCCGCGATCGCGCGGGCGATCCAGGGCCAACGCCAATGGCGGGACGCCTTGCAGCCGGTCATCGATCGCTGGTTGGCGGCGGTTCAGATTCAAGAAAAACCGCTCACGCTGCGACGTTTGGATCGAATCGGCCGCGAGGCGGAAACGGATCCCACCGCGACTCCACTCGGCGATCAAGCCGTCGCGGTCGAGGCGCTGCGGCGGTGTTGGCAACGATCGGGATGGCCGCTCCGGGACATGGGCCAGTTTCATTGGACGCGGGTGTTCGAAATGCTCGCCGGCCGCGGCCCCGACGCCTGGACATTGCCCGGTGCCATCGAAATCCGCCGCGATTCGTGGGCGGTCACCCTGGTCCGCCGCGACGGGTGA